The genomic segment CAGCCAACACACTGTCATCGACAATCGGCGGACAGGCTGATGAGTCTTCGGATATTCTGCCGTTATTCACGCGCACGTCTACTGAACTGACTCTGCCCCGCGAGAAGGTTGATCTTCAGCCGGTCAGGTTTGTTCTCCCTGAGAACTTGCAGTCGAAAATGAAACCAAACGGTCAGTCAATACGACTGCTCATTGAGCCACACAACCTCGGGCCGGCCAAACTGAGCCTGCACCTTCACAACAATCGGCTGCGAGCCGTCGTGGTCGTTGACACTACCCAGGCTAAGATGGCGGTTGAGGGATCGCTTGATCGCCTCCTCACCGCTTTGGATAAAGCTGACGTTCAGGTCGACCGTATTGATGTCAATGTCGATAGCCGGGACACCCGTGAGCAGCTGTTCAGACAGCAACATCGGGCGGCACCGGGGTCGCGCTCCGGACGACCGTTCTCGATTGAAGATGAACTGGAAAACGTAGCAGAGCAGAATTCGATAATGCCTCCACCCGAACCTTCATACGTCGGCTCAGGCGGAGTTAACCTGCTGGCTTAGGAGAATGATATGACACAAGTTACACCAACCACAGCAGGTATATTCCCGGGAGCAACCAGTTCTCAGACTGCCACTAGCGTCGACCAGCTTGGTAAGGATGATTTCCTTAAGCTGATGATCGCCCAGATGCAAAACCAGGACCCGCTCAATCCAATGGAAGACGCAGACTTCATCGCCCAATTGGCGCAGTTCTCATCATTGGAGCAGATGTCCAATATCGCCACCGGAATCGCCGAATCGAACCAGTGGGATTTCCTCCAGATGCAGTCGATCAATAACGTCATGGCGGCTGGAATAATCGGCAAGGAAGTCCAGGCCAACTACGACGGCGTGTATTTCGACGGCTCAAGCTCACCGAAGATATCCTTCACCAGCGATCAATATGCGGACGAGTTGCAGATTGTCATTACAGGCGCCAACGGTGAAGTGGTGGCAACCCTCAGCGAATCCGGGGTAAGTCCCGGTAAACACACGTACGAATGGGATGGTCGCGATGAAGCCGGTAACCGCGTTGCGTCCGGCCAATATAACGTCCAGGTAGTCGGCACCTCGGCCACTGGGGATACTTTCCGGCCGTCCATGAAACTGACCGGCTTGGTGGAAGCGGTAACTTATCGTGACGGAACGGCCTATTTCCGAGTTGATGGTGTGGACATACCGTTCGGGGACGTGGCCACAATTGGCCAGGAAGGGTCCTTCGGAGAAGGTGGACAATAAACTGACCGACATGGATGTGTCGTTGGAGAAGTAACTATGGAAACCAGTCAGCCAATTCAGATTTCGCATTACCAGCGCCCGGTTGATCTAATTGAGATTGCCAAGCGCGGTAAGTCACCAGCCGCCCCCGAATCCGGAGAAACCTCATTTAAGGAGATGTTCTCCAGTGAACTTGCCGACTCCCGGCAGTTGTCATTTTCGAAGCATGCCCGGCAGCGACTGTTCTCGCGAGGAATCGAACTTTCGGAAGATAGCCTGGCTCGTGTTGGCGATGCTGTTGATCGAGCCAGTTCAAAAGGTTCCAAAGAGACGCTGGTGTTAATCGATGACGCTGCTCTGGTCATTTCAGTCGAGAACCGAACTGTGATTACTGCTTTTGACCGCGAAAACCTTCGAGACGGTATTGTCACCTCGATTGACTCAGCCGTTGTGTTATGAAAATGAGAGAAGAATGAAAACGATAGTAAACAATCAACCCAACAGGGAGCTGGACTCCATCTTGATGGAGAGGCTCTGCTGTCTATGCATGGAGGTAAATGCATCATGATGGCATCTCTTTTTGCCGGTGTATCCGGACTGAAAAACCACCAGGTGAAGATGAACGTGATTGGTAACAACATTGCCAACATCAACACCATTGGCTTCAAAGGAAGTCGCGTCACATTCCAGGAGGCTCTCGTGCAGACTTCGCGCGGAGCCGGCCGACCCTCAAACTTAAATGGTGGTACCAACCCGATCCAGCTCGGACTCGGGATGGAAGTTGGCGCTATTGACACCCTGTTCACTCAGGGCGGTCTCGAAACAACGGGGCAGATTACCGACCTGGCAATCCAGGGTTCGGGTTTCTTTGTCCTGGGCGACGCCAACGATAACAAGTATTACACTCGCGCCGGAGCGTTCGGCTTTGACGCCAACGCCACATTCGTAGATCCGGCTACCGGCCTCTTCGTACAAGGTAAGATGGCTGACGCCTCTGGAGAAATTCCTTCTCTAGCAACCACAGGCAGGATAGTTTTGCCATTCGGTCAGCAGGACCCAGCCAAAGAGACTGAATTGATCATGTTTTCGAGTAATCTGGATAACTCCGCCACGACCTCGATAGCCTCTCTGGATAATACCGATGGCTCATCTGTCACGCTCGTGACTGGAACAGCAACTGACGGTGTCGGTGGAATACACAGTGTTGTAATCACCGGCGCACAGGCCACCCAGGATACATTCACGAGCGCATCTGCCGGCGCTCTGGTGGCGAATCAGACTCTGGGGTCATACGGCGTTACCAACTTTGATAACTTCGAGATTTCAGTGGATGGTGGCGACCCAGAGATCATCTCCGGTCTAATCACTGACACTACCATCAGTGAACTAGTGACCAGAATCAACCAGGTTAATGGCATTTCGGCCACTTTAACGGGTGGTAATATAGTCATCAACCGCGACTATGCTGGTGACCACGGGTCATACTCCTTTGAAACCTCGGCCTCTCTCGTGGACGATGACGTTCTGGACATCATTATGCTTGGCGATCCAGCTCTTCATGATCCGACCGCCACTGTGGCTTCCTCCGGAGGTTTAGCCACAACTATGATCGCCATTGACACCTTCACCCCGAGCAAAGGTTCTGGAGAGGCGAGCATTGATGTGGTCACCAATCTGGGATTGGAATTTGATCAGACCGATGGCATGGTAACTGGCCTGACCGGACTGGGTGGCGGCGGCGTGGCCATATCCAGTGGAACTGGCACCATTACAGCCACTGCACCAGGCGAGTCACTGCTTATCAACACGGCTCCGACAATACACACTACGTCGATCAGCGTTTTCGATTCCCAGGGTGGCAAACACACTTTGTCGATGGAGTTCTTCAAGTCAACGGTAACCAACCGTTGGGAATGGACTGCGTCGGTGTTGGGAGATGCTACTGTCCAGACCGGTGGCACCGGATTCGTCCAATTCAACTCGGATGGTTCACTCAACTCATTTGATTACAATGCTGGTGCCGATGGCCTGACTATTAATCCGAATAATGGAGCCGAATCAATAAACCTGAACTTCAATGCTGGCACTGTCTACGGTTTCGATGGTCTTACCGGTTTCTCTACCGGTCAGCACACCGCCGCCATGACCCAGCAGGATGGCTACGGTGTCGGAATGCTCGACAAGATCTCTATCGATCAGGCGGGTACTATCTCGGGTATTTTCTCCAACGGTGTCACCCGTGTACTGGCTCAGATCATTATGGCTGATTTCTTCAACCAGGCTGGCCTTCGCAAGGCAGGCAAATCGATGTACCAGGAGTCAGCCAACTCTGGTGCCGCGGTTGAGGGCATTGCCGGAGAGACCATCGCCGCCGACATCTCGTCGGGAGCGCTCGAGTCGTCCTCGGTGGATATCGCGGAAGAATTTACAGGAATGATTACAGCCCAGCGTGGTTTCCAGGCCAACGCCCGTATCATTACTACTTCCGATACCCTGTTGGATGAACTGGTGAACATTAAGAGGTAATAATCATGACGGAAACAGCCCGGTTGACATGCACAGCGTCTCCAAGACCAACGATTCCAGACGGGACCGTTGAATCAACCTCCCGCATAGTGTCCTCGCTGACACTCGGGAGAGGGAATGTCGCACGGGGACGGACAGATTGTGTATGCAATCGGGCTGCGTCTGTCGACAAAGGAACCCTGCTCGGATCGATTGGCCCGGCCAGGTTTGTAAAAGCACTGGGAGCAGAAAATGGCCGATGAAGACAAAACAATTGTGGAAGCCGGCGACGGTGACACTCAGATACCTGAGGAAGGGCAGCCTAAGAAGAGCGGCGGCAACAAGCTGATTCTGTTCGGTGGAATCGGCGTGGGAGCCATTGTGATTGGAATAGTTCTGGCTCTATTTGTCATCAAGCCGATGATGGCCTCAGACCCGGATGCTGAAGGCAACGATGAAGCCACTGAGGAAGTAGCCAAGGCCGATGATGGGCACGGTGAGAAAAAGAGTGACGGTCACAAGAAGCCGAAGAAGTCTTCACACGGCGATGGAGCAGATTCAGAAGTCAGCGAAATGTACTCGATAAGTGACATAGTAGTCAACCCGGCCGGTACTGGCGGATCACGATACCTTTCGGTTTCATTCAGTTTTGACCTGGAATCACCTGAGGTTCACGCCGCCTTTGATGCCCGGGAACCAGCTATACGCGATGCCTTGATCACGATTCTCTCCTCAAAAACGGTGGCGCAATTGACAGATGCCAAGCAGAAGGAAATCGTTCGTTATCAAATCAAGAAGCGCATTTCCAAACTGCTGAGGACCGATGAATTGGCCGCAGTGTATTATACGGATTTCGTCTTACAGTAAAGGCTTGAATTGTGGCAAAGATTCTTTCACAGGATGAGATTGATGCTCTATTGACGACAGTGTCGTCAGGCGAACAGGAAATCGAAGAGCAATCCAATGACGATGAACGATTACGGTCGGTTGTCGCCTATGACTTCAAGCATCCCAACCGTGTTTCCAAGGATCAGATCCGGACTTTGGAGAACATGCATGACAACTTTGCCGGCCACTATGGGTCTTCCCTGTCGACCATCATGCGCACCATCGTGGACGTAGACCTGCTGTCAGTGGACCAGATAACTTACGCCGAGTTTATAATGTCGTTGGTCTCTCCGTCGTGCACCTATACTTTTGCGGCTCCCCCTTTGGATGCTGTCGCTCTAGTCGATTTCAATCCAACGCTTACGTTTGCCTTCGTTGATCGTATGTTTGGTGGCAACGGCAAGATACTGGAGACGGAACGAGAACTGACCCCGATCGAACGCACCGTAATCGGTCGACTGGCCAACAAACTCTATGGCGACCTGGAGCGATCCTGGGAGAATATTGTCAAAATCAAGTGTGAACAGAAGAACTTTGAAACCAACCCACAGTTTATTCAGATCGTTCCTCCAGGTGAGACAGTTGTGGTCGTGTCTTTTCAGATTAAGTTGTTCCAGTCTACGGGATTATTGACAGTCTGCTATCCCTACGTCGCGATTGAACCGATAATCACCAAATTGTCAGCCCAAAACTGGATCGACGCCACCAAAAAGCGGAACCTTGAGACTGACCAGGAAGTCAACTGTGAAAATCTTGGTTTGGTGGATGCGGATGTGTCGGCCATCCTGCTGGAGACGTCGTTGAAGATGCGCCATTTCCTGCAGTTGAAAGTTGGCGATATCATTCCCACCGAGAAGTTAATCACAGAACCTATGGACGTTACGGTGAACAAACAGAAGAAGTATCTGGCCCACCCGGGACTGTCCGGTAAGAAACGAGCCTTACAAATAACGGATGTGTGCGATATCCCTCTGGAGAAGGAAATAGAAAATGTCGGATGAGGAAAAGGCAGAATCTCAGGAAGAGCTTGAAGCCTCCGAAAACGTAGAAGAGCAGGATCAGTCCGCCGAAGACTCTCCCCCGCCAGAAGTGGGCTCGGAAGAGCCGGTAGCTGATCTCGACAAACCCGAACCTGTACCGGACCCTCTGGGTGAGGCCGAAGAAGCAGCGGCGGACGATGCCAAGATCGTTAACGAAGACGACGCCTCGGAGGATGATGCCGAGGCGGCCATGATGGCCATGCTGGAGGACCTGCCGTCCGAGAACGAAGGTGCGGCACCAGAGGATATTGACTTTGGTGCGGCCGATGTCTCCAAGGCGGAGTTCCAGCATTTGTCCGAACCGGCCGCCAAGCCAGAACCGAGGAATATCGATCTCCTAATGGACGTCAACCTACCGGTATCGATTGAACTGGGACACACCAAGATGTCGATTTCCGATATTCTTTCACTTGGTCCCGGATCGATCGTGGAACTCAACAAACTCGCTGGAGAGCCGGTTGATGTTCTGGTCAATTACAAGATCGTGGCCAAGGGTGAGGTTGTCGTAATCGATGAGAACTTCGGTGTCCGCATTACTCAGCTAATGACACCGGAAGAAAGGCTGAAACTGCTCAGTGACGAACAGTAAGCCAAATAAACGTTCGATAATTGCGATTATCGTAATCCTGGTGGTTGCCATCGGTGTCCTGCTGACTGTTAACACTGATCCGGTCACGGCCGATCAAAATGCTGCGACCGGTAACGACCAGGCGAACACTACCGAGACCATGACCTCGACCCTGACTAATTCGGCGTTACCCTCGCTGTTACGCATGGTCAGTGCATTGGTGATTGTCATTGCCTGCATCTATGGCGGCATCTTTCTGTTACGACGTCTCATGGGCCAACGCCACGGCAGGCAGGGCCAATCAAACATTCTGGAAGTGCTGGAAACAACTTCAGTAGCCCCCAAGAAGACGGTGTCACTGATTCGCGTGGCAGGTAAATCGGTTTTGGTGGGCATCACCGAAACCGGGATGTCAGTCCTGACCGAACTAAGCCCAGAGGAGACGGCAGCAATTCTGGACCCGGTGGAGGATCTTTCCTCTCCCCAACCGGACTTCGCAAACACTCTGGGTAATGCCTGGAATCGGCTTCGTCGGACGACGCCCGCCCAGGAAACGAAGGCGGCTCTTGAGGGTTAGCAGTCGCTTTAACCGGTGTGCCAGGATGGTACGCCAACCGTGTGCGATATGGATATCGCGTACGAAAACTTGATATAGGATGTTATGACCAAAACGGCGACGATTATCGTCATTAGTCTGCTCGCGCTGATGATCCTTTCGGCCGATGTTTCGGCCCAGACCATCCCCAAGGTCTCGATTGAGGTCGGTGAGGTGGAAAACGGATCCGATCTTTCCGCTACGTTGCAGATAATCATTCTGCTGACGGTCCTGGCGCTCGCGCCATCGATCCTCATCATGGTGACATCGTTTATTCGTTTCATCATCGTGATGTCGTTTCTACGTAATGCGATGGGGATTCACCAGATGCCACCCAATCAACTGCTGGTCGGGCTGGCTCTCATCCTGACATTTTTTGTCATGTCGCCGGTTGTTAACAAATCGTACGATGAAGGCATCAAGCCTTACCTCGATGAGCAAATCGACTCCGACGAAGCCTTTGATAAGGCAGTCAAACCATTCCGCGAATTCATGTTGTCTCAGACACGCGAAAAGGATTTGGCCCTGTTCGTCGATATCGCCAAACTCGACCAACCCGAAAATGCCGATGACATCCCTCTCCAGGTTCTGGTGCCGGGGTTTGTTATTTCAGAATTGCGGACAGCCTTTCAGATTGCCTTTGTGTTGTTCATGCCCTTCCTGGTGATCGATATGGTCGTGGCATCCATACTCATGTCGATGGGCATGATGATGCTACCCCCGATCATTGTCTCATTGCCATTCAAGATTCTGCTGTTTGTGCTGGTTGACGGCTGGTATCTGCTGGTCAAATCTCTGGTACAATCGTTCAAGATGTGAAAGGTGATTCCGGTATGACTCCAGAATTGGTTGTTGCCATAGGACGTGAAGCTCTCACCGTAACGCTACTGATCGCAGGCCCCATGCTGGCGGCGGCTCTGGTCGTAGGACTACTTATTTCACTTTTTCAAGCAGTAACACAGATCAACGAAATGACCCTCACGTTCGTTCCCAAGATCATTGCCATCGGAGTAGCCATGTTGATTTCTCTGCCCTGGATGATCAATCTGGCGATCGATTTCACTAATCACATGTTCGACATGATCCCCGGCCTGGCCGGATGAAATTTAGACCCTTTTTCAAGCTCTCCTGAACTTTTTTCCACCACCGGTGGCAACAATTTCCACAGCACCGATGCTCAGACTACCCCCCTCATTTAACCCCCATCTTAACTACCTACATTACAACAAGATACAGTCACTTCTATACGCGTTTCAGTCTGGCACAGGTTTTGATTAGTAAATAGTTGATTAACCTGAATTGCGGACACGAAAACCTTGTTTGACTTCGTCAATTACGGATCTGAGACTCTACTGACTTTCCTGCTGGTGTTGCTGAGAGCATCCGGTTTGATAATCATGGCACCAGTATTCAGTCACAATTCAGTTCCCAAGATGGTCCGGGTAGGATTACTAATAATCCTGGCCGGTATCATTGTTTCGGCGATCAAACATCCGGTTATACCTGAGATCTTCTCGCTGTGGCAACTGGCCGGATTGGTTGCCAAGGAGATTTTGGTCGGATTCGTAATCGGCTTAACCTTCAGATTTCTCTTCATGGGACTTAAGACCGGCGGTGCCATACTCGGTTATCAGCTCGGTCTGGCGATGGTAAGTCTTCCCGATGTCGATGCTTCCGGACAAGTTTCGATCATCGCCCGTTATTGGGTACTACTGGCCACGCTGATCTTCCTGGCCATAGACGGTCATCACGCGGTCATTTCCTCACTGGTAGACAGCTATCGAGCTATACCGGTAGGTCAAGTGTCCTTGGATATTTCTGTGGGCGAGATGATTCTACGCTACAGCGTGTACGTCTTCGTAATCGCTATCAAGGTCGCTGCTCCTATTCTGGTCACGTTGTTCCTGGTCGATATGTCCCTGGGCTGTGTTTCCAAGATGATCCCAAGCATGAACATATTCTTCATTGGTTTCCCGATCAAGATGGGTGTCGGACTGGCCGTAGTGGGTTTGTCACTGCCGCTGTTTGCTCACCTCGTGCAGGGCTTCGTCGGCGCGCTTGATGGTGAACTCGACGTTCTTTTCGCTACCTGGGGTGAGGTGTAGGCGCAATGGCTGAACAGGGATTCCAGGAAAGAACAGAAAAAGCGACGCAACAGCGCCGGAAAAAGGCGCGTGATCGTGGGCAAGTTGCCAAATCAATGGAGTTGAATTCGGCAGCTATGATCTGCCTTGGCTTCCTGACCATATATGCCGTCGGCCCGTACCTGGCTGGGCATACCCAAGATATGATGCGCTACACGATGGCCAACGCTCCGATGCTGGCCGCAGCCGATCCGACTTTCTACAAGATGTTCGGCGATAACCTGATGAAGTTCCTTCTGATTATGGCACCCATCTTCGTGATTTTCTCGGTCATAGCTTTTGGCGCGAACGTTGCCCAGATAGGCTTCAAAATCACACCCAAGGCGATGGAGCCTAAGTGGGAGAAGCTTAACGTCCTCAAAGGCATCAAGCGATTGTTTAGTCTCAAGTCACTGGTTCAGCTAATCCGCGACTCACTCAAAATGGGCGTTGTCGGGTTCGTTGCTTACAAGGTTATCAGCAGTGAGTTCGTCGGGTTCTTCAAACTGTCCGATATGACGGTTGCACAGGTTGCGGCCACTATGGGAACATTGGCCATGGAATTGGCTCTCAAGGTTGGGGCCGTGATTTTGGCAATCGCCATCCTCGATTTCATCTACCAGAGATACGAATTCGAGAAGTCGATCAAGATGAGCAAGCAAGACCTCAAGGATGAGCACAAACAGACCGAGGGTTCACCTCAGAACAAATCCCGTATGCGCCAGGCGCAAATGCAATTGGCCCGCTCTCGGATGATGCAGGCCGTACCGCTGGCCGATGTGGTCGTAACCAACCCGACCCACTACGCGGTAGCCATCAAATACGAGCCGGACAAATCCAACGCCCCTTATGTGTTGGCTAAAGGACAGCGTCTGATTGCCCAGCAAATCAAAGCCGTCGCCCTGGAACACGATATCCCGATCGTCGAAGACAAACCTCTGGCACGGGCACTCTTCAAAATGTGCGAAGTTGGACAATCGATCCCCGCCACTCTCTATCGAGCTGTTGCCGAATTGCTGGCCTATGTCTATCGCCTCAATGGAAAGGTTATGAGCTGACATGGCAGCACCGACCAAAAACAAAAGTCTGATTGAGGCCATTATGGCCCGCTCCGACATCGCTCTTGCATTGGGCGTGGTGGGCATAATCGGCGTGTTGGTGATCCCGATTCCTACAGCTCTGCTTGATTTTGCTCTGACTTTCAATATCACTTTCTCACTCATCGTCCTCTTGACGACTTTGTATGTAACGCGTCCGCTCGACCTGTCAGTGTTTCCCGGAATGTTGCTGATGGTTACCCTGATGCGGTTGGCTCTCAACGTTGCCTCTACCCGGCTCATCCTCGGTCAGGCGTACGCCGGTGAAGTCATTAGCTCCTTTGGTGATTTCGTGGTTCAGGGAAATTATGTAGTCGGGTTCATCGTCTTCATCATCCTTGTGATAATCCAGTTTGTGGTCATCACGAAGGGTGCCGGTCGGATATCGGAGGTGGCCGCCCGGTTCACCCTGGATGCTATGCCGGGCAAACAGATGGCTATTGATGCCGACCTCAATGCCGGTATTCTATCCGAGCAGGACGCCAAACAGCGCCGTCAGGACATTGCACGCGAAGCAGACTTCTACGGAGCAATGGACGGTGCGTCCAAGTTTGTGCGCGGTGACGCTATCGCCGGCATTCTAATCACCCTGGTCAACATCATCGGCGGCTTTATCATCGGTGTTGCCCAGAATGATATGACTATCTCGGACTCTATGCGCACCTACTCGCTGCTCTCGATTGGTGACGGCCTGGTGACACAGATTCCTGCCCTCCTGGTTTCAACAGCCTCCGGTATTATCGTGACCCGGGCTGCAGCGACAGCCAATATGGGCCAGGATCTCGTCGAACAACTCACCAATCAACCGCGCGCCATCATGGTCGCGGCCGGGGTGCTGATCATTTTTGGTATGCTCCCGGGTATGCCCACCATGACCTTCATGATCTTAGGCGCTCTCGCCGGTGGTATCTCCTACATGACCAAAGAAGTTCGAGCCAAAAAAGAGATCACTGCGAAAGAAGAAGAAAAGAGACGTAGCGAACAGGAGCAGATGCCTGAGGAGCGCGCTGAAGACCTCCTGAAAATAGACGCTCTCGGCCTGGAGATCGGTTACGGCCTGATACCGTTGGTTGACCCGAATCAGAAGGGTGATCTGCTGGATCGAATTGCCTCTATGCGTAAGCAACTGGCCGGAGAACTTGGCATTGTCGTTCCGCCCGTGCGTATCCGTGACAACGTAGCCCTCAAACCCAACGAGTATAGCATCAAAGTCAAGGGAATCAATATCGCCTCGTTCGAGCTGATGACCGACCACGTCCTGGCCATTAATCCAGGCTACATCGAGGAGCACCTGGAAGGATTTGAGACACGTGATCCGGCTTTTGGCCTGTCGGCAACATGGATACTACCAACCATGCGTGAGGTTGCCGAGGCAAAGAACTTCACCGTCGTCGAACCGAGTGCGGTTCTGGCTACTCATTTGACTGAGGCTGTCCGTCAGGCTGCAGCGGAAATACTCAGCCGCCAGGATGTTCAACACCTCGTTGACACCCTCAAGGAAGACAGTCCGGCACTGGTCGAATCAGTCATACCGGAATCGGTCTCCCTGGGGCTTTTACAGAAGATACTTCAGGGCTTACTCAACGAACGGTTACCGATACGCGACCTGGCCACGATCCTTGAGACAATCTCGGATTATATCGGTGCTACTCAGGAGGCGGATGTCCTTGGCGAATATGTACGCATGTCCCTGAAGCGGCAGATCAGCGAACTCTATCGCGACCGGGAGGGAAAGATAAATGTATTTACACTCGATCCGTCGATTGAGCAAACGCTGGCAGAATCGGTTCAGAATACCAAGCAGGGTCTCATGCTGGCCGTTGATCCAGCCATGGCGGAGGTGCTGTTGATTAATATGGGACAACAGATTGAGGCCATGCAAAATGCCGGGTTAACGCCGGTCTGCCTCTGTTCACCAAATATCAGATTAGCTTTGCGACGGCTGGCCGAGGCCAAGTACTCCAGTCTGGCAGTCGTGTCATACAATGAAATTCGACCGGAAGTGGAAGTCGTATCGATCGGAATGGTGAGGTTGAATAATGATAATTAAGTCCTTTACGGGAGAATCCACCAGGGAAGTTATGAAACTGGTGCGTAGCGAAATGGGCGGCGATGCAGTCGTCCTGAAAACGCGACAATTAAAAGACAAAAATGGCGCAGCGAGGGTTGAGATCACGGCCTGCATGGAACGCCATACTGTGTCACAGGCGGCTACCATTCTCCACGATCGTCCGGAGAAGGTTAAAAACAGGCTACCCGCTGAAGTAATTGTCCAAGAAGCCTCTCCCCTGTCACTGGTAGTGCCGAACTCTGCTCCGATTGAAGAGGAGGGCAACGAAATGGATATCAGCGCTCCTGAAATCAGTGAAACACCAGTAATGGTCAGTCCTTCCACCCCGGATATCATGGAGCGACTGAGTTCACTGGAACAGAAGCTGGAACAGCTTATACATCTGAATCTGGTTTCTCCCGGCGGCCCAACTCTGGCACGGAGATTCCTACCGATCGCCTCCATTCTCAAAGGAGCCGATCTTCCCCCTGATTTTGTCGCGGATTTCTTCATCTCTTGCTGTGACAAGTACGACGAATCAGAAGATCTGATGGAGTACACCCACCGTGAACTCGTTGACACTCTGGCCGGGATGATGACACCGTCGATCTCCTTTGCCCCGGGAGATCGGGTAATGTTCTTCGGTCATCCGGGAGTAGGCAAGTCATCGGTAATGGGCAAACTAGCCGCACAACTGGTGACGCATGAAAAACAAAAAGTCAAACTGGCTGGTCTTGATTTCCAGAAAGTAGCCGCCTACGATGAACTGGCCATCTATGCTGACTTGCTCAATCTCGAAATCACTTCGGCGACCGAAGACGACGACGAAGCTGTGATTCTAATCGATACACCAGCCGTTCCCGGCGATCAACAGAAGCAGATCGCTCTGAAGAAAATGGTTACAGAGGCCGAGGCAACGCACCGTATTGCTGTCCTCTCAGCCCTGATGCGCACATCCGATCTTACGAACCTGGCCAATCAGCTTGAATCTTTTGCGCCAACCCACATCGCCGTCACGATGCTGGATATGACACACCGTTGGGGTGTGATCGTAGCGGCTGCACGGGCATTGCAAGTGCCGATCGTCTTCCTTTGCGAAAACCCAGGGGGGGTCGGGACCATCAAAGCACCCGATCCAGACCGTCTGGCGCGAACCCTTTTAGGCGAGGAAATCAGTCATGAATAGACTCAAGTTCGACCGCCAGGGTGAAAACCCGGAGCGCTGGTTGGGTGCCAGGGTGGTGTCCATAATTTCCGGCAAGGGCGGCGTTGGTAAATCGGTCCTGGCCTATAATCTGGCCGAGCGGATGGTCGCTTCTGGTATCCTGGTATTGCTGGTCGATGCCGACTTCTGTTGCGGTAACCTGCATATTCTAGCCAACCAGGCCTGTGAACATGGGATCTCGGAGTTCATAGAGGATCAGCTCCCGCTGGACCGGGCCAGAACCGTTGTGGCAGATAACCTTCACCTGTTGGCCTCACCTCAGGTCGGCATGAATAAACACTTAGCCGATCCCGAAACGGCCTCCCACCTGCTGACTCGTTTGCAACGCGAAGGCTCCGCCTACGATGTCATCCTGATAGATCACAGTTCCGGTATCTCGGAAGCGGCAGTGGCAATGGTTCAAGGCTCGAATCTCAACCTGATTACTGTCGTGCCGGAACTTACCTCGATTTCTGACGGGTACGGTTTGTACAAGCACCTCCTGGAAACCGGTGGCGCGGATCAAAGTCGCCTTTT from the Candidatus Zixiibacteriota bacterium genome contains:
- the fliP gene encoding flagellar type III secretion system pore protein FliP (The bacterial flagellar biogenesis protein FliP forms a type III secretion system (T3SS)-type pore required for flagellar assembly.), which gives rise to MTKTATIIVISLLALMILSADVSAQTIPKVSIEVGEVENGSDLSATLQIIILLTVLALAPSILIMVTSFIRFIIVMSFLRNAMGIHQMPPNQLLVGLALILTFFVMSPVVNKSYDEGIKPYLDEQIDSDEAFDKAVKPFREFMLSQTREKDLALFVDIAKLDQPENADDIPLQVLVPGFVISELRTAFQIAFVLFMPFLVIDMVVASILMSMGMMMLPPIIVSLPFKILLFVLVDGWYLLVKSLVQSFKM
- the fliQ gene encoding flagellar biosynthesis protein FliQ, translated to MTPELVVAIGREALTVTLLIAGPMLAAALVVGLLISLFQAVTQINEMTLTFVPKIIAIGVAMLISLPWMINLAIDFTNHMFDMIPGLAG
- the fliR gene encoding flagellar biosynthetic protein FliR is translated as MFDFVNYGSETLLTFLLVLLRASGLIIMAPVFSHNSVPKMVRVGLLIILAGIIVSAIKHPVIPEIFSLWQLAGLVAKEILVGFVIGLTFRFLFMGLKTGGAILGYQLGLAMVSLPDVDASGQVSIIARYWVLLATLIFLAIDGHHAVISSLVDSYRAIPVGQVSLDISVGEMILRYSVYVFVIAIKVAAPILVTLFLVDMSLGCVSKMIPSMNIFFIGFPIKMGVGLAVVGLSLPLFAHLVQGFVGALDGELDVLFATWGEV
- the flhB gene encoding flagellar biosynthesis protein FlhB, yielding MAEQGFQERTEKATQQRRKKARDRGQVAKSMELNSAAMICLGFLTIYAVGPYLAGHTQDMMRYTMANAPMLAAADPTFYKMFGDNLMKFLLIMAPIFVIFSVIAFGANVAQIGFKITPKAMEPKWEKLNVLKGIKRLFSLKSLVQLIRDSLKMGVVGFVAYKVISSEFVGFFKLSDMTVAQVAATMGTLAMELALKVGAVILAIAILDFIYQRYEFEKSIKMSKQDLKDEHKQTEGSPQNKSRMRQAQMQLARSRMMQAVPLADVVVTNPTHYAVAIKYEPDKSNAPYVLAKGQRLIAQQIKAVALEHDIPIVEDKPLARALFKMCEVGQSIPATLYRAVAELLAYVYRLNGKVMS
- the flhA gene encoding flagellar biosynthesis protein FlhA; translation: MAAPTKNKSLIEAIMARSDIALALGVVGIIGVLVIPIPTALLDFALTFNITFSLIVLLTTLYVTRPLDLSVFPGMLLMVTLMRLALNVASTRLILGQAYAGEVISSFGDFVVQGNYVVGFIVFIILVIIQFVVITKGAGRISEVAARFTLDAMPGKQMAIDADLNAGILSEQDAKQRRQDIAREADFYGAMDGASKFVRGDAIAGILITLVNIIGGFIIGVAQNDMTISDSMRTYSLLSIGDGLVTQIPALLVSTASGIIVTRAAATANMGQDLVEQLTNQPRAIMVAAGVLIIFGMLPGMPTMTFMILGALAGGISYMTKEVRAKKEITAKEEEKRRSEQEQMPEERAEDLLKIDALGLEIGYGLIPLVDPNQKGDLLDRIASMRKQLAGELGIVVPPVRIRDNVALKPNEYSIKVKGINIASFELMTDHVLAINPGYIEEHLEGFETRDPAFGLSATWILPTMREVAEAKNFTVVEPSAVLATHLTEAVRQAAAEILSRQDVQHLVDTLKEDSPALVESVIPESVSLGLLQKILQGLLNERLPIRDLATILETISDYIGATQEADVLGEYVRMSLKRQISELYRDREGKINVFTLDPSIEQTLAESVQNTKQGLMLAVDPAMAEVLLINMGQQIEAMQNAGLTPVCLCSPNIRLALRRLAEAKYSSLAVVSYNEIRPEVEVVSIGMVRLNNDN